The following proteins are encoded in a genomic region of Elusimicrobiota bacterium:
- a CDS encoding cystathionine beta-synthase: MRYENVLEAIGNTPLIRLNRLAKGLKPKIYVKAEFMNPGGSVKDRIGVAMIDDAERKGLLKPGGTIVEGTSGNTGIGLALVAALRGYKLIFTITDKQSREKINLLKALGAEVIVCPTAVEPEDPRSYYSVADKMTAEIPGAYHPNQYENPENPKVHYRTTGPEIWTDTEGEITHFVAGMGTGGTISGVAKYLKEQNPKIKIIGSDPVGSLYYDKIVHNKLGVAKPYVVEGIGEDFFPGTMDLECVDDVIVTPDKDCFLMTRKLATMEGILTGGSGGSAVVAGLEYAKKLTEKDFMVILVPDTGMRYLSKIYNDEWMKENQYFESEVHLKVADILASKRKHGKGGKLATVKPTDKMFAAMALMRKLDISQLPVFEKDKVVGTVMEDEILGHMLKGRDIKKMIVREAMTQALPVLAPEARVESVLRYFTPDRPAVLVKTGKSSYDIVTKYDVVNAVSRASENL, translated from the coding sequence ATGCGCTATGAAAACGTGCTCGAAGCCATCGGCAACACGCCGCTGATCCGTCTCAACCGCCTCGCGAAAGGGCTCAAGCCCAAGATCTACGTGAAGGCCGAGTTCATGAACCCCGGCGGCTCGGTCAAGGACCGCATCGGCGTGGCGATGATCGACGACGCCGAGCGCAAGGGCCTGCTCAAGCCCGGGGGCACCATCGTCGAGGGCACGTCGGGCAACACCGGCATCGGCCTGGCGCTCGTCGCCGCCCTGCGCGGCTACAAGCTCATCTTCACCATCACCGACAAGCAGTCGCGCGAGAAGATCAATCTATTGAAGGCGTTGGGCGCGGAAGTGATCGTCTGCCCGACCGCCGTCGAGCCCGAGGATCCCCGCTCCTACTACTCCGTCGCCGACAAGATGACCGCCGAGATCCCCGGCGCCTACCACCCGAACCAGTACGAGAACCCGGAGAACCCCAAGGTCCACTACCGCACGACGGGCCCCGAGATCTGGACCGACACCGAGGGCGAGATCACGCACTTCGTCGCCGGCATGGGCACGGGCGGCACGATCTCCGGCGTGGCGAAGTACCTCAAGGAGCAGAACCCGAAGATCAAGATCATCGGCTCCGATCCCGTCGGCTCCCTGTACTACGACAAGATCGTCCACAACAAGCTCGGCGTCGCGAAGCCCTACGTGGTCGAGGGCATCGGCGAGGATTTTTTCCCGGGCACGATGGACCTCGAGTGCGTCGACGACGTGATCGTCACGCCGGACAAGGACTGCTTCCTGATGACGCGCAAGCTCGCGACGATGGAGGGCATCCTCACCGGCGGCTCCGGCGGCTCGGCGGTGGTGGCCGGCCTCGAGTACGCGAAGAAGCTCACGGAAAAAGACTTCATGGTCATCCTCGTGCCCGACACGGGCATGCGCTACCTCTCCAAGATCTACAACGACGAGTGGATGAAGGAGAACCAGTACTTCGAGAGCGAGGTGCACCTCAAGGTCGCCGACATCCTCGCCTCCAAGCGCAAGCACGGCAAGGGCGGCAAGCTCGCGACCGTCAAGCCCACGGACAAGATGTTCGCGGCGATGGCGCTGATGCGCAAGCTCGACATCTCCCAGCTGCCCGTCTTCGAGAAGGACAAGGTCGTCGGGACCGTCATGGAGGACGAGATCCTCGGCCACATGCTCAAGGGCCGCGACATCAAGAAGATGATCGTGCGCGAGGCGATGACCCAGGCGCTGCCCGTGCTCGCCCCCGAGGCGCGCGTCGAGTCCGTCCTGCGCTACTTCACCCCCGACCGTCCGGCCGTCCTGGTCAAGACGGGCAAGTCGTCCTACGACATCGTGACCAAGTACGACGTCGTCAACGCCGTATCCCGCGCCTCGGAGAACCTCTGA
- a CDS encoding tetratricopeptide repeat protein, producing MKIFLPLLLLCAVATFAEDGADGALVVPAADAEAAPAAPAAEVVEAPKAAAPEEPADLPRPSMLEDKKEEAKPEPKPEPKPEPKPEPKAEPKPVPAAAKAAGPDEEFAFAKAAAEDAEGKVSEASMEELAVFVRRHPASEQAPEAMLLLAGLRQKNGDWQVATASLLRLLYEYPDTKVGLRAKSDYLTVVDKKASRRHRPILNELVKLPETADKADRLSALWQKLAQLAPDALYEPVAAEIRDFTVRFPGHKDGDKLQAALARLHAANDKPAAALLSWRKLLALFPESPARAQAQMAVGDLLADALRDPKKAIDAYQELVEKYPKAPEVQAALENSARLFDEKLRQYALAVEMHERIVKLFPKTPASLASLKAIAKLQRDRLNASDDAVKTLMRLSSMHGGQDGIDALLQAADYARRDLKDFTRQAEILRKVSDDYAGAKEAPQALYDAAGVYEDSVKDNAKAIELYKEVGDKFPSHKLAKKGSDRAAKLGTAN from the coding sequence ATGAAGATATTCCTTCCGCTCCTGCTGCTGTGCGCCGTCGCGACCTTCGCCGAAGACGGCGCGGACGGGGCCCTCGTCGTCCCGGCGGCGGACGCGGAGGCGGCTCCCGCCGCCCCCGCCGCCGAGGTCGTCGAGGCGCCGAAGGCCGCGGCGCCGGAGGAGCCGGCTGATCTTCCGCGCCCGTCGATGCTCGAGGATAAAAAGGAAGAAGCCAAACCCGAGCCGAAACCCGAGCCGAAGCCTGAGCCGAAGCCCGAGCCGAAGGCCGAGCCCAAGCCGGTTCCCGCGGCCGCCAAGGCCGCCGGCCCCGACGAGGAGTTCGCGTTCGCCAAGGCCGCGGCCGAGGACGCCGAGGGCAAGGTCTCCGAGGCCTCGATGGAGGAGCTCGCCGTCTTCGTGCGCCGCCACCCCGCCTCCGAGCAGGCCCCCGAGGCCATGCTCCTGCTGGCGGGCCTGCGCCAGAAGAACGGCGACTGGCAGGTCGCCACCGCTTCCTTGCTCCGTCTCCTTTATGAGTACCCGGACACGAAGGTCGGCCTGCGCGCGAAGTCCGACTATCTGACCGTGGTGGACAAGAAGGCGTCGCGCCGGCACCGCCCTATCCTCAACGAGCTCGTGAAGCTGCCCGAGACCGCCGACAAGGCCGACCGCCTGTCCGCGCTCTGGCAGAAGCTCGCGCAGCTCGCCCCCGACGCGCTGTACGAGCCTGTCGCCGCGGAGATACGCGACTTCACCGTGCGCTTCCCCGGCCACAAGGACGGCGACAAGCTCCAGGCGGCGCTGGCGCGGCTCCACGCCGCCAACGACAAGCCCGCGGCGGCCCTCCTGTCCTGGCGCAAGCTGCTCGCGCTGTTCCCGGAGAGCCCCGCGCGGGCGCAGGCTCAGATGGCCGTCGGCGATCTGCTCGCGGACGCCCTGCGCGACCCGAAGAAGGCGATCGACGCCTATCAGGAGCTCGTGGAGAAGTATCCGAAGGCGCCCGAGGTCCAGGCCGCCCTCGAGAACTCGGCCCGGCTCTTCGACGAGAAGCTGCGCCAGTACGCGCTCGCCGTGGAGATGCACGAGCGGATCGTCAAGCTGTTCCCGAAGACGCCCGCTTCTCTTGCGTCCCTCAAGGCGATCGCCAAGCTTCAGCGCGACCGCCTGAACGCCTCCGACGACGCGGTGAAGACCTTGATGCGGCTGTCCTCCATGCACGGCGGCCAGGACGGCATCGACGCCCTTCTGCAGGCGGCCGACTACGCACGCCGCGATCTGAAGGATTTCACCCGCCAGGCCGAGATACTGCGCAAGGTGTCCGACGACTACGCCGGCGCCAAGGAGGCGCCGCAGGCCCTGTACGACGCCGCCGGCGTCTACGAGGACTCGGTCAAGGACAACGCCAAGGCGATCGAGCTATACAAGGAAGTCGGGGACAAGTTCCCGTCCCACAAGCTCGCCAAGAAGGGCTCCGACCGGGCCGCCAAGCTCGGAACGGCGA